The Xiphophorus couchianus chromosome 5, X_couchianus-1.0, whole genome shotgun sequence genome includes a region encoding these proteins:
- the pdcd4b gene encoding programmed cell death protein 4b, with amino-acid sequence MAADCEAWLNANPVEAVDLSDSFISAEEDNGGSGVSNKNVINEINGNWVSSSSSNIQEARLKAKAKRRLRKNSSRDSGRGDSLSDNGEVVRGTSMAPTSPKSKLLDRKSRMGKGRGLPKKGGAGGKGVWGRSGEVYEPVEVDKKDPNFDEDQENCVYETVVPPLDERDFEKTVTPIVQEYFEHGDTNEVAELLADLNLGPMRSEVPSLAVSLALEAKASQRELTSRLLVDLCGSVLSHSDMESSFDKLLRDLPDLVLDTPGAPQLVGQFIARAVSDQILSKSYIDGYKGKVDCEHARAALDRAAVLLKMSMGGLRIDNHWGTGGGQRPVIQLIKEMNLLLKEYSLSGDGKEAERCLRDLEVPHFHHEFVYEAIVMVLESRGEKTFKMVLQLLKSLSLSSIITEDQMRRGYERVYMDIDEINIDVPLAYFILEQFVEKSFHMGVIGVKLRDQCPHRNRKRFVSEGDGGVVKFERY; translated from the exons ATGGCAGCTGACTGCGAGGCTTGGCTGAACGCAAACCCTGTTG AGGCCGTGGACCTCAGCGACTCCTTCATTTCTGCCGAGGAAGACAATGGGGGATCCGGCGTCTCCAACAAGAACGTCATCAACGAGATCAACGGTAACTGGGTGTCTTCGTCCAGCAGCAACATCCAGGAGGCTCGCCTAAAGGCAAAGGCCAAGCGGAGGCTGCGGAAAAACTCCTCCAGGGACTCGGGCAGGGGGGACTCCCTCAGTGACAACGGGGAAGTAGTGAGGGGAACCTCCATGGCGCCGACGAGTCCCAAGAGCAAGCTGCTCGACCGAAAGTCCCGCATGGGGAAGGGCAGAGGCCTGCCAAAAAAAG GTGGAGCGGGAGGAAAGGGTGTGTGGGGAAGATCAGGTGAAGTTTACGAACCGGTGGAGGTGGACAAGAAAGACCCTAACTTTGACGAAGATCAG GAAAACTGTGTGTACGAGACTGTGGTGCCTCCGCTGGATGAGAGGGACTTCGAGAAGACGGTCACCCCCATAGTGCAAGAGTACTTTGAACACGGAGATACAAACGAAGTAGCG GAGCTGCTTGCGGACCTGAACCTGGGCCCCATGCGGAGCGAGGTCCCGTCGCTCGCCGTGTCTCTGGCCCTGGAGGCCAAGGCCAGCCAGCGGGAGCTCACCTCCAGGCTGCTGGTGGACCTGTGCGGAAGCGTTCTCTCCCACAGCGACATGGAGTCCTCTTTCGACAAGCTGCTCAGAGATCTGCCTGATCTGGTCCTGGATACACCTGGAGCGCCTCAA TTGGTCGGCCAGTTCATTGCTCGGGCTGTTAGCGACCAGATATTGTCCAAAAGCTACATCGACGGCTACAAAGGCAAAGTTGATTGTGAACATGCAAG AGCGGCGCTAGATCGAGCAGCCGTGCTGCTGAAGATGAGTATGGGTGGCCTTCGCATCGACAACCATTGGGGTACGGGCGGAGGCCAGCGACCCGTCATACAACTCATCAAAGAG ATGAACCTGCTGCTGAAGGAGTACAGCCTGTCTGGAGACGGCAAGGAGGCGGAGAGATGCCTACGAGACCTGGAGGTCCCGCATTTCCACCACGAGTTTGTCTATGAG GCCATCGTGATGGTGTTGGAGTCCCGAGgggagaaaacattcaaaatggtGCTGCAGCTACTCAAGTCGCTCTCTCTGTCTTCCATCATCACTGAGGACCAAATGCGAAGG GGCTACGAACGAGTTTACATGGACATCGATGAGATAAACATCGACGTTCCTCTTGCGTATTTTATCCTGGAGCAATTTGTGGAGAAGAGCTTTCACATGGGAGTCATTGGTGTAAAATTAAGAGACCAGTGTCCGCACCG GAACCGAAAGAGGTTCGTCAGCGAGGGAGACGGCGGAGTTGTGAAATTTGAACGGTACTGA
- the shoc2 gene encoding leucine-rich repeat protein SHOC-2 yields the protein MSSTLGKDKDSKEKDPKGGPAGKEREKEAKTLSSLVKDGGKETKTKGKDAKEGKKDTSSSTPGVAFSVDNTIKRPNPAQGTRKKSSNAEVIKELNKCREENSTRLDLSKRSIHMLPTAIKELTQLTELYLYSNKLQSLPAELGCLSELVTLALSENSLTSLPDSLDSLKMLRMLDLRHNKLREIPPVVYRLTSLTTLYLRFNRITTVEKDIRNLSKLTMLSIRENKIKQLPAEIGELCNLITLDVAHNQLEHLPKEIGNCTQITNLDLQHNELLDLPETIGNLASINRLGLRYNRLSAIPKSLAKCRELEELNLENNNISVLPEGLLSSLLNLTSLTLARNCFQSYPVGGPSQFSTIYTLNMEHNRINKIPFGIFSRAKVLSKLNMKDNQLTALPLDFGTWTSMVELNLATNQLNKIPEDICGLMSLEVLILSNNLLKKLPHGIGSLRKLRELDLEENKLECLPHEIAYLKDLQKLVLTNNQLTTLPRGIGHLTNLTHLGLGENLLQHLPEEIGTLENLEELYLNDNPHLHSLPFELALCSKLSIMSIENCPLTHLPAQIVAGGPSFIIQFLKMQGPYRAMV from the exons ATGAGTAGTACTTTAGGCAAAGACAAAGATTCAAAAGAAAAGGACCCCAAAGGCGGTCCGGCtggaaaagaaagggaaaaagagGCCAAGACTTTATCCAGCTTAGTCAAAGATGGTGGTAAAGAAACAAAGACCAAAGGGAAAGACGCcaaagaaggaaagaaggacaCGAGCAGCTCGACGCCGGGTGTTGCCTTCTCTGTTGACAACACGATAAAGCGGCCAAACCCAGCACAAGGTACACGCAAGAAATCCAGCAACGCGGAGGTCATCAAGGAGCTCAATAAATGTCGGGAGGAGAACTCTACGAGACTGGATCTGTCCAAGCGGTCCATTCACATGCTGCCCACTGCTATTAAGGAGTTGACTCAGTTGACAGAACTCTATTTATACAGCAACAAGCTGCAGAGCCTACCGGCGGAGCTGGGCTGTCTGTCGGAGCTGGTCACTTTAGCCCTCAGCGAGAACTCCCTTACCAGTCTGCCCGACTCCCTGGACTCACTGAAGATGCTCCGGATGCTCGACCTCCGGCACAACAAGCTCCGAGAGATACCGCCCGTCGTCTACCGGCTGACGTCTTTGACCACGCTGTACCTGCGCTTCAACCGCATCACCACGGTGGAGAAGGACATCCGCAACCTGTCCAAGCTCACCATGCTGAGCATCCGGGAGAACAAGATTAAACAGCTACCAGCAGAAATAG GGGAGCTCTGCAACCTCATTACTCTGGATGTTGCCCATAATCAGTTGGAACATCTACCAAAGGAGATTGGAAATTGCACACAAATAACCAACCTTGACCTGCAGCACAACGAGCTCTTGGACCTCCCAGAGACTATAG GCAATTTGGCAAGCATAAATCGTTTAGGACTGCGATATAACCGATTGTCAGCCATCCCCAAGTCATTAGCCAAATGTCGAGAGCTGGAGGAGCTTAACCTcgaaaacaacaacatttcagtATTGCCAGAG GGCCTGCTGTCGAGTTTGCTAAATTTGACGAGTCTCACACTGGCGAGGAACTGCTTCCAGTCGTACCCTGTGGGCGGACCCTCCCAGTTCTCCACCATTTACACCCTCAACATGGAGCACAACCGTATCAACAAGATCCCATTCGGTATCTTCTCCAGGGCCAAAGTGTTGAGCAAGCTTAACATGAAG GACAACCAGCTAACGGCGCTGCCGTTGGATTTCGGTACATGGACTAGCATGGTTGAACTTAACCTGGCCACTAATCAgctaaataaaatcccagaaGACATCTGTGGGCTTATGTCTCTAGAG GTATTAATACTTTCCAATAATCTTCTGAAGAAGCTACCGCACGGTATTGGAAGTTTGAGAAAGTTACGAGAACTTGACTTGGAGGAAAACAAGCTAGAGTGTCTACCACATGAAATCGCTTACCTTAAAGATTTACAG aaattgGTGTTGACTAATAATCAGCTGACTACGCTACCAAGAGGCATTGGTCACCTCACCAACCTGACTCACCTTGGTTTGGGAGAGaacctgctgcaacaccttcctGAGGAAATCG GCACACTGGAGAATCTGGAGGAACTGTACCTCAACGACAACCCCCACCTGCACAGCCTCCCGTTTGAGCTGGCTCTCTGCAGCAAGCTGTCCATCATGAGCATCGAGAACTGTCCCCTCACCCACCTGCCGGCCCAGATCGTTGCGGGAGGCCCTTCTTTCATCATCCAGTTCCTAAAGATGCAGGGACCATACCGTGCCATGGTCTGA
- the adra2a gene encoding alpha-2A adrenergic receptor produces MIFVTSGELLKEVGQTATMADSNSTNQSLPSLAPYSLRIALPLLVGFMILLIVFGNVLVVIAVFTSRALRAPQNLFLVSLASADILVATLVMPFSLANELMGYWYFGDVWCEIYLALDVLFCTASITHLCAISLDRYWSITQAIEYNLKRTPRRIKCIIFIVWVIAAVISFPPLITMEKNNNEAYPECKINDQKWYVISSCIGSFFLPCVIMVLVYVRIYQIAKKRTRAPPGDRKPNAVLKSPNTPPANGKENGAGDDKDRLCHEKLNGEQAIELQGVGGHRKAEEAKGEINGVDLEDSSSSDHKVNNPCSIRKKTNKGKPRLSQIKPGDSNVQKQESNTKGSRWKGRQNREKRFTFVLAVVIGVFVICWFPFFFTYMLKTLCISCNVPATLFKFFFWFGYCNSALNPLIYTVFNNDFRRSFKKILCKRDTRRYV; encoded by the coding sequence ATGATATTTGTAACCTCAGGTGAACTCTTAAAGGAAGTGGGCCAAACCGCCACCATGGCGGACAGCAATAGCACCAACCAGAGCTTACCTAGCTTGGCCCCTTACAGCCTACGGATAGCCCTGCCACTGCTCGTGGGCTTCATGATCCTGCTCATAGTGTTCGGTAACGTCCTGGTGGTCATTGCTGTGTTTACAAGCCGGGCTTTGCGAGCCCCACAGAACTTGTTCCTGGTTTCCCTGGCCTCGGCGGACATTCTGGTGGCCACCCTCGTGATGCCCTTCTCCCTGGCCAACGAACTCATGGGATATTGGTACTTCGGCGATGTATGGTGTGAGATTTACCTCGCGCTCGATGTTCTTTTCTGCACCGCGTCCATCACCCATCTGTGCGCGATCAGCTTAGACCGCTACTGGTCCATCACACAGGCCATCGAGTACAACCTGAAGAGGACGCCTCGCCGCATCAAGTGCATCATCTTTATAGTTTGGGTTATTGCTGCAGTTATCTCATTCCCGCCACTTATCAcaatggagaaaaacaacaacgaGGCATACCCCGAGTGCAAGATCAATGACCAAAAATGGTACGTCATCTCCTCCTGCATCGGATCCTTCTTCCTACCGTGCGTCATCATGGTACTGGTCTACGTACGGATCTACCAAATCGCCAAAAAAAGGACACGGGCGCCACCCGGAGACCGGAAGCCAAATGCCGTTTTGAAGTCACCTAATACTCCTCCTGCAAATGGGAAGGAGAATGGCGCAGGCGACGACAAGGACCGCCTCTGTCACGAGAAACTGAACGGTGAACAGGCCATAGAGCTCCAGGGAGTTGGAGGACACAGGAAGGCAGAGGAGGCAAAAGGCGAGATCAATGGAGTGGACCTCGAGGACTCATCGTCCTCTGACCATAAAGTGAATAATCCATGCTccattagaaagaaaacaaacaaggggAAACCCAGATTGAGTCAAATCAAACCAGGGGATTCCAACGTCCAAAAGCAAGAGTCGAACACCAAAGGCAGCCGCTGGAAAGGTCGTCAAAATCGTGAGAAACGTTTCACCTTCGTCTTGGCAGTGGTCATTGGTGTCTTTGTCATTTGttggtttccttttttctttacttaCATGCTGAAAACTCTTTGCATATCCTGCAACGTGCCTGCAACCTTGTTCAAGTTCTTCTTCTGGTTCGGCTACTGCAACAGTGCCCTGAACCCTTTGATATATACTGTTTTCAACAACGACTTCAGGAGGTCGTTCAAAAAGATACTGTGCAAGAGGGACACCAGGAGATACGTATGA